The Ornithinibacillus sp. 4-3 region TATCAATGAATATAAAAATCGTGGTGGACGTATTTGTACTGGTTCTGATTCAGGCTTTATTTATAAAACATATGGTTTTGACTTTATTCGTGAATTCGAGCTATTACAAGAAGCAGGTTTTCATCCATTGGAAGTAATCCGTGCAGCAACGTTAAAAGGAGCAGAACTTTTATCAAAAGAAAATAATGTGCCAATGGAATTTGGTGTCATTCAACCTGGTTATTTAGCAGACCTTGTACTAGTAAAAGAGAATCCATTGCATAATTTTAAAACATTATATGGAAATGGCGCTTTAAGATTAAATAGAGATACAGGTGTAACAGAACGAGTTGGTGGTGTATCTTTCACTATTAAAGATGGTATTATTTACGATGCCAAAGCATTATTAGAGGATGTAAAAGAAATGGTACATCACGCAAAATAACCAGACGAAAGCACACGGTTCAATTTGTGAGACCGTGTGCTTCTCTTTTTTAGCTTAACTGTATTTAACTGGGTTCTGTAGACCCCCGCTGCATTTGATACATTTGATAATAGACACCTTGTTCATCAATTAATTCTTGGTGATTTCCTGATTCCAAAATCTGGCCTTTTTCTAATACAAAAATTTTGTCTGCATTTTGAATGGTTGATAAACGATGTGCAATAACTAATGTTGTTCTTCCCCGCTTAAGCACTTCTAATGCACGCTGGATCAGATACTCTGTTTCTGTATCAATATTCGCAGTTGCTTCATCTAAAATTAAGATAGCTGGGTTAAAGGCGAGTGCTCGTGCAAAGGAAATTAATTGCCTTTCTCCTAAGGAGAGTGTGCTACCTCCTTCTGTTACAGGCTCATCATAGCCCTTTGGTAATTTATGAATAAATCGATCTGCACCAACAGCCTTTAATGCTTCTATTGCCGCTTCTTTAGAAATATTAGGATCATTCATGGTCACATTGGATAGGATAGTTCCGGAGAACATAAATGGATCCTGAAGCACAATTCCCATATGGCTACGGACTTGTTGTCTTGACCATTTGTCCGTATCATTGCCATCAATGTAAATTTTACCTTTTTGTGGATCATAAAAACGGAAGAGAACATTCATGATTGAGCTTTTCCCAGATCCTGTATGCCCTACAAAAGCAGCTGTTTCCCCAGCTTTCACATGAAAAGATAGATCATTAAGCACATACTCATTTTCAAGATATGCGAAGCCTACCTTTTCAAATTTCACATCTCCGTTATATCTTGGGATTTTCTCATCTTTCAAATCTTCTCCAGGGTGATCCATTAACGCAAACATACGACTTCCAGATGCACGTGCCTGTTCAATCAATGGAAACTGATTCACTAGCATCGTAATTGGTTCAAAGAGACGTGTTAAATAATCGACCAATGCATAAAGCATCCCAATGGAAATAATACTTGTTGGTTCAAGTGATAGATTCCCGAAATACCATATAAAGGTAACAAAGGCGATATTCCTTAGCGCATGTACAAGATTAAATGAAGTTAGCGCATTTAAATGAATTAGCTTCTTATGATTTGCATAAATCTCTGTATTTAACTGCTCAAAATCTCCTTTGGTTTTCTCTTCTACTTGGAAGGCTTGAATAATCGGCATTCCGTGAATAACCTCACTAATATTTCCATTGATTTCACTATTTGCGGTACGAATATTTAAATTATACCTAGAAGCAAATTTCTTATATAATTTTGCCCAAATTACAATAAGTGGAATAAGGAATAAACAAATAAATGCTAGCTTTGGATGTAAGAGATAAATCGCAATTAAAATACCTACCATATAAATAATACGAGTAATCACAATAGATAAGACACGCTCATACAACTCTCGTATTGCCTCTGTATCATTCGTTATTCGCGCTACAATTTTTCCAGCTGGCTGGTCAACAAAATAAGCCATTGGGATTTTCTGTGTATGCTGGAAGATATCATTACGCATCTTTCTAATAATCCGATTAGAAGCTTGTTGTAATAAGAAACGTTGAAAATATTTAAAGACTGCTGCAATCAATAATAAGCCCATGTATAAAGCTAGCAATAAAAGAACTGGATTTTGCTCTGGTTTAAAGAAAGCAAACATCTCTGCATCACTTATTTTCTCTGCCGATGCTTGAATCGTTTCTTCTGCTGTAATCGTAACTATCCCTTCAGAAAATTCCCTTCTTCCTTCCAAAGGCACGCGTTCGTTTACAAAATAATAATCCTTTTCAATCGCAATGATGGTCATCACTTTGGTTTGTTGTTCTGGATTGGGTAATCGATCTGCTCGAACATAATTTTCTGAGCGGAAGCTTACCGCTTGATCAGCATCATCTATTGTTGCCCAAACACCTTCTATTCCCAGCACATGATCATCGATAATTTTCTTAGCAATAAAAGGACCTGCAAGCTCTAATGTAGTCGCAATCATTAAACAAATAATCCCTAAAATAATTCCTTTTTTAAATCGGTAAGCGTAAGCTAATAAACGACGTTCTGTTCCATTTTTCATGAGCGCTCACCTTCTTCCTGCATAAGCTGTTGCTGCTCATATTGCTCCTTATACCAACCGCCTGCTTGGATGAGCTCATGATGTGTACCAGATTCGCTAATTCTTCCATCTTCAAGGACGATAATCAAATCTGCATGCACAACAGCAGATAAGCGATGTGCTGCGATCAATGTTGTTTTTCCTTGTCGTGTTTCTCTTAAATGCTTAATAATATTTGCTTCTGTTTTACCGTCTACAGCAGACAAGGAATCATCTAGAATAAGAATTTCTGGTTCTTTAATAAATGCTCTAGCTAAAGCAATTCGCTGCTTTTGACCTCCTGATAAGGAAACACCACTTTCTCCAACTTGTGTGTCTAACCCTTGTGGTAGCTGCTTCATATCCTCTAGAAAATGGGCAAGCTCCATCACATGATAAATCTCTTCATCCGTAGCATCTTCCTTACCAAATTGAATATTTTCACGAATGGTTTTAGAAAATAACACTTGATCTTGCGGGACATATCCAATCCAATGTCTAATCTGTTGTAAATCTAGTTGTTCAATTCTCGTTCCTGCGAAGGAGATTTCTCCTCTCATATTCGGATATTCACGTAATAATAATTTAAATAATGTCGTTTTACCTGAACCAGTTTTCCCAACAATACCAATGGTTTGACCCTGCTTGATACTTAATTCACGAATATCTAATTGATCCATTGCTGTTTCTGGATATGAAAATTTCACATTTCGAAAGTGAATATAATCAAGCTTCTTCACGTGTATCGTGGTATCAGGATTACTAATATCAGGCTTATAATCCAAGATCCCATTTACCCGATCCAAGGACGCATTTCCCCGTTGCATCACATTAATTAATTCCCCGACAGCGAACATCGGCCAAATCATCATCCCTAAATACACATTAAATGTGACTAAATCACCTAAGGTTATTGCATTTTGAAAAACCAGAAAAGCTCCATAACCAAGGCCAATCGTATAAGATATACCAACTAAGATATTAATCGTTGGTTCAAATAATGCATCAATACGAGCAACAGCCATATTTTTCTCATATACATTATCAGTCATAGATGAAAAACGCTTTGCATCTTGCTTTTCCTGAACAAAGGCGCGAAGTACACGAACACCACGAATAGATTCTAACACTTCGTTGTTCATATCCCCAAAAGCATTTTGCGCTTTCGTAAATCGACGATGGATTGCTGCTCCATATTTATTAATAATAAATCCCATAATCGGTAAAGGTATTAATGCGGCGAGGGTCAACTTCCAACTAATTGTAAATCCCATCATGGCAATAATCATGAACATAAAGGTCGTTGCATCAACTAGGGTTAATATTCCAAATCCTGCAGTCATGGAGAGTGCCTTTAAATCATTTGTACTTCGCGCCATCAAATCGCCTGTTCGAAACTTCCCAAAGAATTTCGGCGACATTTTCAAATAATGACCCATCAAGCGACTTCGCATACCCTTTTCTAAAATAATACTTCCACCAAATAAAGCATAGCTCCAGACATAAGAAATAACATAATCAATGATAATAATGGATAGATAGATGAGGAGAACAGTCACTAAAATCTTCATCGTTAAGGAGTTAAAACGAATATGATCAATGACGAAGCCTAATAATTTAGGTGGAAGCAATCCAAGTGCGCTTGCAGAAATCAGAGCTATTATAGCAATGGTATACCTTTTCCAATGCGCTTTAAAAAACCAACTTAATTTTCCAAGAACTGAAAACATGGCATCTTCCCCCTTCATGTGCCCATGCTTTTGTCAGTAAACATTAGAGGTGCATTTCACTTGTAAAAAGTTAGGGCAGAATACATCCACCCTAACCTTCTATTATTTTCTCTACAAAATGTAGAATTAATTACCAAATTCCATTCCAGGCCAAATGAGCGTATCCTGAATTGGGTGTTTTTTGAAGTTTTCAAGCCCTCGACTAGCTGTCACACTTTCTCTTACAAATAATGGAACCCATGGCGATTCCTCTACTAAAAATCCCTGTGCTTCTTCATAGAGTGCTAAGCGTTTGTCAATATCCACTTCTGCTCTTGCTTCTAATAATAAATCATTTAATTCTGCTGGCTCATAATGCATACGTGTAGACATTCCTTCTCCAAATAGCGAATATAAAATGTCCGCATCTGGCCAACCATATCTCCATAAAATCATTTCATGCGCCCCTTCAGGAGTTTGCGCACGAATAGCCGCATCTTCTTGCACGACAAGCTTTATATCAATACCAATTTCCTTTAATTGATTCTGAATAATTTGCCCAATACGTTGCATAACTGGCTCATCCGTCATCCAAAGCTCAATCGTAAAGGCTTGCCCATCTTTCATCACAATACCATCTGAATTTATTTCATCCCAACCAGCCTCTGCTAGTAATTGCTTCGCTCCCTCTACATCACGAGCATATTTCTCTGCTGCCATATCCTCTACTGCTTGACTATAACCAAACACTGTTTTAGGTAAGGCACTATACGCTGGTTGTGCCATTCCATCTAATGCATGATCAATAATTGGATCACGATCAATTCCTTTAGCAATAGCCTGGCGGACTCTCTTATCTTCAAAAATCGGACGCTTCATATTAAATCCTAAATAAGTGTTACCATTCTCCAAAACCTTTTCTAAAGTAACTTCTGAATCTTCTTCCAGTTCCTTCAAATATTGTGGAGGTACATTAGCTAAAATATGTACTGTTCCATTTTTAAATTCCAATAATCTTGTATCATCATCCGAAATAAAACGGAAAGTTACTTTATCAAAATCCGGTGCACCTTCTGCACCCCAATTATAGTCCTCGAAAGGTTCATATGTGATGGATTCTCCACGCTTTGTTTCCACATGCTTTAATGGACCAGAGGCTACAGGATTTTTCTCAAATCCCTCTCCGGCATCATCTAATACTGATGTATCAATTACCCCCATATATGCAGTGGTAGCTCCTGGAAAGAATGGAGCATATGGCTCTGTCCAGGTAATTTGCACGGTATGCTCATCCACAGCTGTCATATCCTCAACTGGGCCTAAAATATCAAACACTGGTGATATTTCTAAAAATCTCTCCAAAGATTGAATTGTAGCCTCAGCTGTAACGGGTTCACCAGAATGAAATTTTGCATCTTCCTTTAAATGAAATGTTCCAACCTTAGAGTCCTCAGATATTTCATACTCCTCTACTAATCCTGGAATTAGATTGCCTTCAAAATCAAAGTTAAATAATTTATCAAATAGATGACCGTTTGTATCATCTACCCATGTTGTACTTTGAACATCTAACGTATCTGGCTCTCTAACGGATGCGATAATTAATTCCTTTTCTCCGTCTTGATTGGTACGCTTACTGTTTGTGCCACTCTCTTGATTACCACAACCAACAAGTACCAACACTAATATTGCTGCTATCCCGAGTAGTATTTTTTTCATAAGATGTAATTCCCCCATTTTTGATTTAAAATCCTTGTTGTTTTCGCAATAAATCTATCATAAGCTAAAAAAATTTTTATAACAATATTTTAGTTCCAACTATTTTAAATTGTAAAATAACTCATTTATAAAAGAGTTGAAGTTTGTTATAGTGAATTTAGGAAAAGGACAGATGATAGGAGGAATTACTTTGAAGCAAAAAATTGTTGTTTATAATCGTTTAGAAGCACCTGTCTTACATAAATTACAAGAAAAATATGAAGTTCACTTTTTTAAAGATATTAATACGAAAACAGATCCTGATTTTATAGCTCATTTAGCGGGTGCAGATGCATTAATTGGTCTAGAACTTCCCGTTGACCGAGAATTATTAGATCATGCTCCAAATGTAAAAATCGTAAGTAATGTCTCGGTTGGATATAACAATCTAGATATAGATGAGCTAACAAAACGAGGTATTATGGCAACAAACACACCAGGAATTTTAACAGATACCGTTGCAGACACGATGATGACCATTTTATTATCAACCGCACGTAGAGTTCCTGAGCTTGATCATTGGGTGAAGCAAGGAGATTGGGAGAAAATGATTGAAGTGGAGCATTACGGAATAGATGTTCACCATAAAACACTTGGAATTATTGGGATGGGAAGAATAGGTGAAGCAATAGCTCAGCGAGCACACTTTGGATTTGATATGGATATTTTATATCATAATCGTTCCAGAAAACCAGAAGTGGAAGAGAAGTTCAATGCAACTTACTGCGATTTAGATGATTTATTAATGCAAGCTGATTTTATTTGTTTAATGACACCCTTAACCCCAGAAACAACGGGCTTATTAGGAGAAAGAGAATTTAAACTTATGAAGCAATCGGCTATCTTTATTAATGGTTCTCGTGGGAAAACGATTGTAGAGGCTGATTTAATTGAAGCTTTACAGAACGGAGAAATCGCTGCAGCTGGGCTCGATGTGTTTGAAGAAGAGCCAGTTCATCCAGATAATCCTTTATTAAAAATGAAAAATGTCATCACTGTCCCACATATTGGATCATCCACTTGGGAAACAGAATTAAAAATGTCCGAGCTAGCCGCTCATAACTTAGAGCTTGGCTTAGAAGGGAAATGCCCACCAAATTTGATTAATAAGCGTGTTTGGGAAATGCAGAAGTAAAAAGATAGGAATGTTGTTATTTTAAAACATCCACAAAATAATCTAGAGGGAATAGTTAAAATTTCTTAGGAAATACTAGGTGGAATAAAAGAGTCGCTAATATCTGATGACAAAGAGAAGTGACTCTTTTTCCATATAAAGAAGACCGCCATTAGGCGGTCCTTTTAGTTTGTAAATATATTTTCATATCGATGAAAGCATTTTTAAGGGGTAATTATGCTTTATACTCAATTGCATTAAAATTCATATAAAACCTCAATATCTTCTACTTTCTGAATCTGCGCAGGATCTGATTCTAAAATGAGTGATTTCACAATAAAAGTAATATAATCACCATTATTTAAATCTACTCCTCCTCTTGGAAAAGAATATAATTCTAAACCACCTATCGATTCAAAATATGCCAGATAATCTTCTGTTTCCTCATCGTTATTGCCTTTTGATACAAGTCTTCCTGGTCCTAGATAATCCTTAAAATAACGATTCATATAATAAAAATACTCTCTATCAAACTCTATATCGCCTTTTTCTCTCCGATCAAGGTAGCCATGGTAGTAATAGCCAGAAAAGCGGGTTCCTTCTATTTCCTCCACGTCCTCTATATCCTCTGCCGCTTTCGGCTCTACTTCTCTTTTTTCAGATATACTTTGCTCATGGAAAAATAACGTGATGACAAATACTACTCCTAACAAAGACCAGAAAATCATCTTTTTCATCTCAATGAAACACCTTCCTTGTGAGAGCCGAGACCTTTCAGCCTTTCATTTTATTCCCTTGGCGCCATTCACGTGGTGTCATATTGGTTGTTTCTTTAAAAACTCTACTAAAATAATTTGCTTGTTTAAAACCAACTTCCTCTGCCACTTGCTGGATTGGATAATCTGTCGTATTTAGAATTTCTTTTGCTTTATCCATACGGATTTGGAGCAATAGCTGCCTAAATGATTGTTGTAGGCGCTTTGAAAGTAAATGGCTAAAATAAGATGGACTTCTACCTACATATTCTGCTACTTCAATTAAGGAAAGCTCAGGTTCTGCGTAATTTTCCTCCATATATCGAATCGCTGTTTCAATCACATCAAATTTCACTGTATTCTTTTCAATCACTTGAAATAAATCATTGATAAATAGAATAAAGTCTTGAACAATTCGATAAAGTACTGGCTCATATAAAACACGATGAAATATGCTCTGGTAAGCGTCCTCACATTGGGTAATTCCTTTTTGTTTCATAAATCTGCGAACCTGTGCAAGAATACTTGTTAATCGAGTACGTAGCAAGCCTGGCTCTGGGTAGGGCATAGTAATCGTAAAGAAATCCTGATACATCCATGTTTTAATTCCTTCACGATCTGCAGCCTCTAACATATGGATCCAATTACGTTGTTCTTCCATCGTTAAAAATGGGTCCATATCCACCCAATTTCTCATAGTATTTGTTGATAAGACTTGTCTATATCCTCGAAAAAAGGTTAGCTCCATTGTTTGAAGTGCCTGCAAATAAATTTGGTGTAAGGACTTATCATTACTTGCTTCATGTACCACAATAGATAGAGGCTTCCCATTCGTTTGTTCCCATTCACTTAATAGCCGCTGCGCTTGTTCATAGGCTTTTGGAAAATCTTTTCTAAAGACCAGCACTATCCCATCGCTACGGGAAAATAGGAGTGGTTGATCATAAAAATCAAACTGTTCAATAAAGACTTGAAGCAGATCCAAATCTGCTTTATATTCTGGTTTTAATAAATATACCGGATACAAGAAAGAGGTGTAATCATCTCGAAATAAGGAATGATAATTAATTTCCTGTATGTTTTTTTCAAAAGGTTCGTTGCGATTAATTTCTCCTAGTTGATGAATTGCTTGCTGCAGTCCTTGTTTAATGCGGGTCGGAGAAATTGGTTTTACCCATAAGTCAATAGCCTTCATGGACATCGCTTGTGTAGCACGCTCAAATGTAGCTTCTGCTGTCATTGCAATAACTTTCCCTCGATAAACACTAAGATAAGTATAGATTAACTCCCACTTATCTTCAGGTATCATGTCTAATTCCAAACAAAGGATATGTGGTGCATTATTTTCTAGTATCTCTAGAACAGCCGCTAATTGCGTATCTGTTTGAATTTCCGAGATAGGAAAAGCATATTTTGAAATCAACCATTTAATCCCAAGCATTTCCTGTTGATCACGATCAAATATGGATAAAACATACATTATACTCATCCCTTTAGTTTAGAGAATTTCCCATAATAAAAAACCTTCTAAGATTATTGTACCATTAGTCGAAATCGGTACGTTACTTAGAAGGTTTTGCTTAGCTATTATTATTCTATATTCGGAACTGGTAACTGTGTGAAAAGTGCATGCGGTTTGTTAAAATAAGCTGCCCATTCACGGTCACCATATGAGAAATGCCACCATTCACTATCCAATGGAGCAAACCCAACTTTCAGCATGCAAGCACGTAATAATTGGCGATTATGCCAAGCTTCCTTACTGATAAAAGGAGATAATGTATACGTGTCTTTGGCATAAGAATGAATAGGCGTACCAAAATCAATAGGACCTTCAGGAGTTACAATCTGCACATCAACTGCTCCACCTGTTGGATGTCCAGCCACATCTGGTGCTGCAGAGAAACGATGAGCTCTCTCTTTCAGCTTGTCCCCTTCTAATGTTGGATCCGCTTCAAGCTCGAGCTTTGTAATAC contains the following coding sequences:
- a CDS encoding ABC transporter substrate-binding protein; this encodes MKKILLGIAAILVLVLVGCGNQESGTNSKRTNQDGEKELIIASVREPDTLDVQSTTWVDDTNGHLFDKLFNFDFEGNLIPGLVEEYEISEDSKVGTFHLKEDAKFHSGEPVTAEATIQSLERFLEISPVFDILGPVEDMTAVDEHTVQITWTEPYAPFFPGATTAYMGVIDTSVLDDAGEGFEKNPVASGPLKHVETKRGESITYEPFEDYNWGAEGAPDFDKVTFRFISDDDTRLLEFKNGTVHILANVPPQYLKELEEDSEVTLEKVLENGNTYLGFNMKRPIFEDKRVRQAIAKGIDRDPIIDHALDGMAQPAYSALPKTVFGYSQAVEDMAAEKYARDVEGAKQLLAEAGWDEINSDGIVMKDGQAFTIELWMTDEPVMQRIGQIIQNQLKEIGIDIKLVVQEDAAIRAQTPEGAHEMILWRYGWPDADILYSLFGEGMSTRMHYEPAELNDLLLEARAEVDIDKRLALYEEAQGFLVEESPWVPLFVRESVTASRGLENFKKHPIQDTLIWPGMEFGN
- a CDS encoding ABC transporter ATP-binding protein → MFSVLGKLSWFFKAHWKRYTIAIIALISASALGLLPPKLLGFVIDHIRFNSLTMKILVTVLLIYLSIIIIDYVISYVWSYALFGGSIILEKGMRSRLMGHYLKMSPKFFGKFRTGDLMARSTNDLKALSMTAGFGILTLVDATTFMFMIIAMMGFTISWKLTLAALIPLPIMGFIINKYGAAIHRRFTKAQNAFGDMNNEVLESIRGVRVLRAFVQEKQDAKRFSSMTDNVYEKNMAVARIDALFEPTINILVGISYTIGLGYGAFLVFQNAITLGDLVTFNVYLGMMIWPMFAVGELINVMQRGNASLDRVNGILDYKPDISNPDTTIHVKKLDYIHFRNVKFSYPETAMDQLDIRELSIKQGQTIGIVGKTGSGKTTLFKLLLREYPNMRGEISFAGTRIEQLDLQQIRHWIGYVPQDQVLFSKTIRENIQFGKEDATDEEIYHVMELAHFLEDMKQLPQGLDTQVGESGVSLSGGQKQRIALARAFIKEPEILILDDSLSAVDGKTEANIIKHLRETRQGKTTLIAAHRLSAVVHADLIIVLEDGRISESGTHHELIQAGGWYKEQYEQQQLMQEEGERS
- a CDS encoding helix-turn-helix domain-containing protein, whose amino-acid sequence is MYVLSIFDRDQQEMLGIKWLISKYAFPISEIQTDTQLAAVLEILENNAPHILCLELDMIPEDKWELIYTYLSVYRGKVIAMTAEATFERATQAMSMKAIDLWVKPISPTRIKQGLQQAIHQLGEINRNEPFEKNIQEINYHSLFRDDYTSFLYPVYLLKPEYKADLDLLQVFIEQFDFYDQPLLFSRSDGIVLVFRKDFPKAYEQAQRLLSEWEQTNGKPLSIVVHEASNDKSLHQIYLQALQTMELTFFRGYRQVLSTNTMRNWVDMDPFLTMEEQRNWIHMLEAADREGIKTWMYQDFFTITMPYPEPGLLRTRLTSILAQVRRFMKQKGITQCEDAYQSIFHRVLYEPVLYRIVQDFILFINDLFQVIEKNTVKFDVIETAIRYMEENYAEPELSLIEVAEYVGRSPSYFSHLLSKRLQQSFRQLLLQIRMDKAKEILNTTDYPIQQVAEEVGFKQANYFSRVFKETTNMTPREWRQGNKMKG
- a CDS encoding 2-hydroxyacid dehydrogenase; its protein translation is MKQKIVVYNRLEAPVLHKLQEKYEVHFFKDINTKTDPDFIAHLAGADALIGLELPVDRELLDHAPNVKIVSNVSVGYNNLDIDELTKRGIMATNTPGILTDTVADTMMTILLSTARRVPELDHWVKQGDWEKMIEVEHYGIDVHHKTLGIIGMGRIGEAIAQRAHFGFDMDILYHNRSRKPEVEEKFNATYCDLDDLLMQADFICLMTPLTPETTGLLGEREFKLMKQSAIFINGSRGKTIVEADLIEALQNGEIAAAGLDVFEEEPVHPDNPLLKMKNVITVPHIGSSTWETELKMSELAAHNLELGLEGKCPPNLINKRVWEMQK
- a CDS encoding M15 family metallopeptidase, coding for MSKVELNEVYEALADKFITYKDMSGRPVKDDGSKLVPIGEEFTGKIHILEDYRLYTGDHVFVREALIPMLVKAQAEVKAIHPDYDLEIYCGYRSLDIQKSNFERITKLELEADPTLEGDKLKERAHRFSAAPDVAGHPTGGAVDVQIVTPEGPIDFGTPIHSYAKDTYTLSPFISKEAWHNRQLLRACMLKVGFAPLDSEWWHFSYGDREWAAYFNKPHALFTQLPVPNIE
- a CDS encoding ABC transporter ATP-binding protein, which codes for MKNGTERRLLAYAYRFKKGIILGIICLMIATTLELAGPFIAKKIIDDHVLGIEGVWATIDDADQAVSFRSENYVRADRLPNPEQQTKVMTIIAIEKDYYFVNERVPLEGRREFSEGIVTITAEETIQASAEKISDAEMFAFFKPEQNPVLLLLALYMGLLLIAAVFKYFQRFLLQQASNRIIRKMRNDIFQHTQKIPMAYFVDQPAGKIVARITNDTEAIRELYERVLSIVITRIIYMVGILIAIYLLHPKLAFICLFLIPLIVIWAKLYKKFASRYNLNIRTANSEINGNISEVIHGMPIIQAFQVEEKTKGDFEQLNTEIYANHKKLIHLNALTSFNLVHALRNIAFVTFIWYFGNLSLEPTSIISIGMLYALVDYLTRLFEPITMLVNQFPLIEQARASGSRMFALMDHPGEDLKDEKIPRYNGDVKFEKVGFAYLENEYVLNDLSFHVKAGETAAFVGHTGSGKSSIMNVLFRFYDPQKGKIYIDGNDTDKWSRQQVRSHMGIVLQDPFMFSGTILSNVTMNDPNISKEAAIEALKAVGADRFIHKLPKGYDEPVTEGGSTLSLGERQLISFARALAFNPAILILDEATANIDTETEYLIQRALEVLKRGRTTLVIAHRLSTIQNADKIFVLEKGQILESGNHQELIDEQGVYYQMYQMQRGSTEPS